A region of Pseudorasbora parva isolate DD20220531a chromosome 14, ASM2467924v1, whole genome shotgun sequence DNA encodes the following proteins:
- the b3galt10.1 gene encoding beta-1,3-galactosyltransferase 2, with translation MHTHQDMEVKLSNGYGWKRCSLAQNRAQQRCHIKKGFILLLTLTFLSSAIIHFSDFSVKTTVIPDTFFKNVVNQIHSYYMTIKFPFDRDNQTIFLAPAPKANQEVQERTTQISPQTTDISVHHYHLNYHFILDEPDKCSQWDPFLVLMVPVAPNQVEARNAIRSTWGNESTVQGKAVLTLFVVGLTGGSDSEKAQQQLEEESRQHRDLLQSNFVDSYFNLTIKTLVIMDWLATRCPQANFSMKVDSDMYLNIENLMTLLLAPNTPRQNYITGVVMRNRSVIRNKNSKWYVSEELYPEPNYPTYLLGMGYVFSNDLPEKIVEASKVIKPFNIEDAYVGVCLKHLDIAPSSPPDPSLFGIYMGQYKREDFLRVITTILGSPQQLIDIWKDVKRSI, from the exons ATGCACACACACCAAGACATGGAGGTTAAACTGTCCAATGGATATGGCTGGAAGAG ATGCAGTTTGGCTCAGAATAGAGCTCAACAAAGGTGCCACATTAAAAAAGGATTCATTCTGCTGCTTACATTGACATTCTTATCGTCTGCCATTATTCACTTCTCTGATTTCTCTGTCAAGACCACTGTGATTCCTGacaccttttttaaaaatgtggtcAATCAGATACATTCCTATTACATGACTATTAAGTTCCCTTTCGACCGTGATAATCAAACAATATTTTTAGCACCTGCACCCAAAGCTAATCAAGAAGTCCAAGAAAGAACTACACAAATTTCTCCACAAACCACAGACATTTCAGTGCATCACTATCACTTAAACTATCACTTCATTCTGGACGAACCGGATAAATGTAGTCAGTGGGATCCGTTCCTGGTGTTGATGGTCCCTGTGGCGCCCAATCAGGTGGAAGCTCGTAACGCCATCCGGAGCACATGGGGGAATGAGAGCACAGTCCAGGGAAAAGCAGTTTTGACTCTGTTCGTGGTGGGTTTGACCGGAGGATCTGATTCTGAAAAAGCTCAACAGCAGCTGGAGGAAGAGAGCCGACAACACAGAGACTTACTGCAGAGCAACTTTGTGGACTCGTACTTCAATCTGACCATAAAGACGTTGGTGATCATGGACTGGTTGGCCACTCGCTGTCCTCAAGCGAATTTCAGTATGAAGGTCGATTCTGACATGTACTTAAACATAGAAAACCTGATGACTCTCCTATTGGCACCCAACACACCCAGACAGAACTACATCACTGGAGTGGTGATGCGGAACCGGTCTGTAATCCGAAACAAAAACTCAAAATGGTACGTGTCAGAGGAGCTGTATCCTGAACCGAACTACCCCACTTACCTGCTGGGAATGGGGTATGTTTTCTCCAATGACCTGCCAGAAAAAATAGTTGAGGCTTCCAAGGTCATAAAGCCCTTCAACATTGAAGACGCCTATGTGGGCGTTTGTCTGAAACATTTGGACATTGCGCCCTCATCCCCCCCAGACCCTTCACTGTTTGGGATCTATATGGGACAATATAAACGAGAGGATTTTCTCAGGGTCATTACGACCATCCTGGGATCCCCACAGCAGCTAATAGACATCTGGAAGGACGTAAAGAGGTCCATATAA